The genomic window AATGATCTCTACACCACCTAGTTTCCAAATCAGCACTAAAAGATcaagaagaagaacatgaaagtcTATCAACCAAAAATGCTCACTTTCTATGGTATCTCATGCTAGTATCTGTGAAGAAAATAGATCCATTGCTATGCACATCCAAGTCATTGGCAAAAAGAATAGGCCTCCCTTGCGCATGAGTTGCAAGAGGTGTCGCAATGCCACCATTCGATCCCACAACCATGAGCCCAAAATATGCATCAGCAATGTAAAGCTCCCTAGTCTTCTGATTGAATCTTAGACCTAGAGGCCGGCCACAAAATTTCTCATTCTTATGCTGCTTAGAAGTTGTCGAGTCCACACCATTAGCACAAACTTTCTCAGACCTTCCATGGCAACAATCATAACATTGTTGGTTCTTAATATAATAGTGTTCAAGACATTAATTGAATTAAGacatagagaaggaagaagaatttttttaatcttgCTTACCAGTTAGGATTAACAACTGCAAATGTTTGCCATCCAATACTTTCACCCATCCACCGGACGACACGGCCATCAGCCAAGCCTGTGTATGGTCCTCGCCCCTCCAGATCAAATTCTATCGACTCGGGCCCAAAGACCTCATCGACAAACTCAAGCCTTCCAAACCTCAGCCTACTTTGGTTGTCTCTAGGCCACTGCTGTATGACCTGTTTGTAGGATGCAATGGAATGTTTCACTGGTTGGTAATCATGCCCACCAAGTGGACCTAGATGAAATGGGTCCATGAAAACTAGACCTAGAAATAATACTATGAAGAAGAGGCGTGGGTTTAGCATAGGGACATCCTGCGCATCTAGAACTTTTCTTGCCATTAGAATGCTCCAGCTTATGTTGAGGTTTATTTATTGGAAGCATTGATCATGAAGCTAGTGTGAGTTGGTGATGGTTTAAGAGTAGGTTTGCTTTTTAGTTTAGACATGTGTTTGGCCTTGATCATGAAGCTAGTGTGAGTGGGTGATAGTTTAGAAGTAGGCTTGCTTTTTAGTTTAGACATGTGTTTGGCCTTGATCATGAAGCTAGTGTGAGTGGGTGATAGTTTAGGAGTAGGCTTGCTTTTTAGTTTAAACGTATGTTTGCCCATTATATATGATTCATGATGTCTAAAAGATGACTATTTATCTTTGAAAAATGCCAATGGCATGTCATTGGAAAAGATTGCTCATGGTTGGAGTTAGACATGAGACTGAGCCCATACTGGTGTTAATAACTGCTTTTGAGGATCCTTGTTACATAATATAAAAGTTTTCGAGAAGGATAGTTGGAAATAGACTAAAATACACATGTACTCTCATTTCCTCCCTCTCAACTATTTTTTAGTTGGATTAGACTTACCACTAAGCTTGTGGATTAATCCAATTGTAAAGCAAGATGCATAAACACTTGTGTATTGTGCTCTTTCCATCTCCATTCATGGTGCTTCATGGTTGAACTATTCCATCAGCTCAGCCGTAGATCTGGTGCAACCAATAGTAACTCCTCTCTCTCTATCATAGGGGAGCAAAAAGCCCATATGAATTTTATTCAAAAGCAACAATTACATAGATTCAAACTTACAAAATAGAGGGTAAGGAGTTA from Elaeis guineensis isolate ETL-2024a chromosome 4, EG11, whole genome shotgun sequence includes these protein-coding regions:
- the LOC105033132 gene encoding protein STRICTOSIDINE SYNTHASE-LIKE 13; translation: MDPFHLGPLGGHDYQPVKHSIASYKQVIQQWPRDNQSRLRFGRLEFVDEVFGPESIEFDLEGRGPYTGLADGRVVRWMGESIGWQTFAVVNPNWSEKVCANGVDSTTSKQHKNEKFCGRPLGLRFNQKTRELYIADAYFGLMVVGSNGGIATPLATHAQGRPILFANDLDVHSNGSIFFTDTSMRYHRKDHFIIMLEGEATGKLLRYDPVSKTTHIVLRGLAFPNGVQISKDQEFLLFTETTNCRIMRYWLQGHKTGQLEVFADLPGFPDNIRMNEKGQFWVAIDCCRTPIQEVFSRNPWLRRIYFRLPLKMNFLARLVGMEMYTVISLFNNEGKIVEVLEDRGGEVVKLVSEVREVNGKLWIGTVVHNHIATFLYF